From Nicotiana tabacum cultivar K326 chromosome 22, ASM71507v2, whole genome shotgun sequence, one genomic window encodes:
- the LOC142175979 gene encoding uncharacterized protein LOC142175979, with protein sequence MESQNEENPVGSSSSTFPIESESQLPMQVDEVVDETGKRKLISDAWNHFTPVMINRVRFGVYYICNRCRKKPSNLDNEGNSGGDGSQQHYFDQDVSRRELAHAIILHEYPLSIVDHVGFRKFVASL encoded by the exons ATGGAATCTCAAAATGAAGAGAATCCGGTTGGTTCATCTTCTAGTACTTTTCCTATAGAGAGTGAGAGTCAATTGCCTATGCAAGTCGATGAAGTTGTTGATGAAACTGGGAAAAGAAAACTTATTTCTGACGCATGGAATCATTTTACACCGGTGATGATTAATCGAGTTCGTTTTGGTGTTT ATTATATCTGTAATCGATGTCGCAAAAAGCCAAGTAACTTAGACAATGAGGGTAATTCAGGGGGTGATGGTAGCCAACAACACTATTTTGATCAAGATGTTTCACGCAGAGAACTTGCTCATGCTATCATTTTGCACGAGTATCCATTGTCCATTGTTGATCATGTAGGATTTAGGAAGTTTGTTGCTAGTCTCTAA